AGTTGTATCGGTTCCTCCTCCATTGAAAAAATAGCTCATCATGACACCAGCATCTTGATCGATTTTTGTTTGACTATCACATGCATAAAGCAATTTGCCAAAATATGTGGATTGAGAAAGAACCGGAGCTGTGGTTGGGAAATCAGGATCTAATAAATATTCATACAGTTCATCGGACAACTTATTGGCTTGCTCTTCCAAAGTAATAATATCCGTTTGTATGGATGTTCGTTTGCTTAAAGTGAAGAGATAATCTTTTGCATTAGTATTTATGATGAATTCTTTTGAGCGATTATCATTATAGCTATAAAGAGGTTGACCTATACAATAAGCCACATACCAATCATCAATTGGAACATTTAACGTAAGGTTAATTTTTCCTGTTGATTTTGGACCTAAATAAGGAATTATAAAGCCATAAACTTTGCTATTTGGTAAATATTCCTTGATTAAGGTATCGGATATAACAAATGTTTTAATTGAATCGAGCACTCCACTTGAGTCAGTTAAATAAAGATATTCATTTCCATAACTAAAGATAACCGTATCAGGAATGGCCATTGCCATAGGCACACCCAGAAAGCCTGCATTGGAATTGTTTCCATAAGATAGGATGTAATTGTAGGGGTGAAATGCCAATACTGTTTCGGGACCAAGCAAATCAATCCAAAAATCAGGTTTTTCAGCAGTTTCAACAAGCAATGCATTTCTTAAAGTTAAAACAGCTCCATTAGGAAGATAAACCATCACATTGTAGTATCCTGTATCTGCGTTGTTCAGGATTAAAATACCCTGGATGGAAGATGAGCCTACAACTAATGAATCTGGATAAAGGGTGTTGAAACCTTTTTTGAAACGAACCAAAGAACCTTTCTGAAAACCATAGCCATTGAGGTTGAATTTTAGAATATTGTAATTAGATGTTATTTCCGGATAAATGCTATGAATGCCAGGAACTAATAATTTATCGACTCCACTGTAATTAGCCAATCTGGAGTTTGATAAGCCTTCAATTTCGAGGAAATCGCCTCCAAGAAATAAATCGGATGAATCAATAAACATGGAATTAAATGTGCCATAGGATATCGGTAAATTAATTTTCAATAAACTTGAGTCAAATTTTGGTGAAATAATTTCAAGACGGCCAAATCCTTTATTCTTAACAAAATCGCCTATAGCCCATAAGTTTGAATCAAACACTTTGAGGTCTTTTATTGGAAATTCAGTTGACGTATTCCAATTTTCTCTTTCAAATGTGTTCAAGTTAATTTTATATAATGATTTATTATTTGGAGATAAAATACTTCCGCAATAAAGGTTTGAATCGAAAATACTAAAACCGACAGCATCATTTGAAATGGGAAGATCTGCTTCTTTTATTTTGTGTAAACACGCACCACTATTCACATCAAAAGATAAAATAGCATATGAAAAACCATCTGGCCACAGTAGAGAGCCGTTTATGATCAATTGATCTTCAAATGTTTCAATTGCTGTTATTTTTAGATTCGTTGCATTTCGTAAAGAATCATAATTCCAACTATTGTATTGAAAGTTTGATCGATTTAGACTGAATAAAGCAGGTCGGAAGAAACCATTTATTTTTTTAAAGCTACCACCGACAAAAATACTATTCTTGTTTGCATGGATTTTATGTACTTGTCCTCCTTCCAGATCCAAAGATGTATTTCCAATTATACTATTTTTGTGAGAAGACAGACCGCAAAAATAATCATGAGCTGAATTATTTACAGCGGTGAAACTACCGCCAATTAGTACGGTGTCTGAAATAAGTTCAATGTCGAAAATTTTCCCGTTGACTTTTGGCAACCAGGAGTCAATTTGGCCACTTGCTCTATCAATCCGGGCAAAGTTGCTACATCTTTTGCCATTTACGAAAGTAAAATCACCGGTACCCATAATGACACTATCCGAAATGGTTAAGATGTTGGGCATTTTATTAAAACCTGCATTCCAATTATTCAGTTTGCCATCGCTATGATTGATAGATGCCACATAACTGCGCTTAATTGTATCGAATAAGAATTCATTTTCTGACAAAAGGAAAAAGCGATCATTAGCTGAAATAATGCTGTTAACTTCATTGGCTGTTTCCTGAATTTTCCAATTGCTAAATTGTCCATTCAATTTGATAGCGGCTATATTTGATGCCAGACTATGATTAATGCTATCAAATCGACCAGCAATAACAAAATCATTGGAACGCCAACTTAAATCGTTCAACTCTCCTAATCCAATATGAATAGGTACTTTGTTAATAGTTGCTTGCTTTGTTGAAATGTAAACTAATGGTGATTGAACATGCATGAGGTAGTTAAAATCTCCGCTAATCATCATCTTGCCATAAGAAATGCTCATATCGTCAATTTGATTATCGGGTTTAATATCCCAATTTAGCAGCTTGCTATTGTGACGATTTATTGCTGCAACAAAGTTTCGGTGTGTATGATTTATTGAATCGAAATTCCCCGAAACAAATAGTGAATCGTAAGAATATGCAAAATTCCACTCCTTGTTTGTGGACTTGAAAGAAATGTCGGGCAACCTGAAATTACCAACATTAAATAATCGAAAGTTGTAAGCAGCAAGATCACAATATGACTTGCCATTGTGAGAAATACAGAAATCTCCTCCCATATATACAAAACTATCGCTACAAATTAATTCGT
The nucleotide sequence above comes from Bacteroidota bacterium. Encoded proteins:
- a CDS encoding T9SS type A sorting domain-containing protein, whose product is MESQKNTTLKYLAILVITISFISFSKTSQGQRLNADFYSTSGDVYDIEGNDSFIYIGGLFNYIGVNAGGLATFSENNDRLIPGLPDLGYNPTIHAVCSDSQGGWYIAGHYTHANKIPQEGITHILSDNSVDRRFKPPVINFMNYTQLLFDGKHLYLAGEFTYVYGSNTYKNLVRLDPVTGAFDEHWNPSPSGRVILIEEIDDLIYASGTFVFIGEHFQKNMAAISKNTGKYVTSFACSELPNFMHRKNDSLFIGKNDLFIAGIEAFNNAIISNGKKDLLLRRFPTEEKVYKSIPDGKGGWYVAGDFSNLDNVFTNNIGHISNDLTSNPSFVQSREISFSSNKCELLSHSNYLYMAGDFKLYYNGNLYQNLMRFNLFDGQIDTNFNPEPDTSVYAIHIENNILYFGGRFTYVNGQVRNHLAAINLLTNDLSSWNPGADNTVFDIKPYKNGFFVAGEFGSIASQARVAFAAFNKSGAIQNIFLNFSANAKINELICSDSFVYMGGDFCISHNGKSYCDLAAYNFRLFNVGNFRLPDISFKSTNKEWNFAYSYDSLFVSGNFDSINHTHRNFVAAINRHNSKLLNWDIKPDNQIDDMSISYGKMMISGDFNYLMHVQSPLVYISTKQATINKVPIHIGLGELNDLSWRSNDFVIAGRFDSINHSLASNIAAIKLNGQFSNWKIQETANEVNSIISANDRFFLLSENEFLFDTIKRSYVASINHSDGKLNNWNAGFNKMPNILTISDSVIMGTGDFTFVNGKRCSNFARIDRASGQIDSWLPKVNGKIFDIELISDTVLIGGSFTAVNNSAHDYFCGLSSHKNSIIGNTSLDLEGGQVHKIHANKNSIFVGGSFKKINGFFRPALFSLNRSNFQYNSWNYDSLRNATNLKITAIETFEDQLIINGSLLWPDGFSYAILSFDVNSGACLHKIKEADLPISNDAVGFSIFDSNLYCGSILSPNNKSLYKINLNTFERENWNTSTEFPIKDLKVFDSNLWAIGDFVKNKGFGRLEIISPKFDSSLLKINLPISYGTFNSMFIDSSDLFLGGDFLEIEGLSNSRLANYSGVDKLLVPGIHSIYPEITSNYNILKFNLNGYGFQKGSLVRFKKGFNTLYPDSLVVGSSSIQGILILNNADTGYYNVMVYLPNGAVLTLRNALLVETAEKPDFWIDLLGPETVLAFHPYNYILSYGNNSNAGFLGVPMAMAIPDTVIFSYGNEYLYLTDSSGVLDSIKTFVISDTLIKEYLPNSKVYGFIIPYLGPKSTGKINLTLNVPIDDWYVAYCIGQPLYSYNDNRSKEFIINTNAKDYLFTLSKRTSIQTDIITLEEQANKLSDELYEYLLDPDFPTTAPVLSQSTYFGKLLYACDSQTKIDQDAGVMMSYFFNGGGTDTTKTKYVKGFLLKLKKITGVYARDPNVKYGPSDYYVKGNEQFRYMITFENDKNATAPAKTVKVIDQIDTNVFDINSLQVISYGFGNNYHDILPGINEYSYDVNIPNDTHVFLRHAFDINNEEGILDWTFHSIDYFSQINTTNALAGFLPPNKSTPEGEGYVLFTIKLKQNLASGTIIKNSADIYFDYNEKIETPVWENQIDTDLPISQVNTLVDQTHATEFMISWNGSDSTSGVKFYNIYVSENNGTYYPWLLFSKDTFAVFSGSKGNTYKFYSVASDFAFNEEIPPPDYDAVTRILLATTYQEIKPDQNVLYQNQPNPVREITTIKYYLNENNLVGIDLYNANGKKIQTLENGYKGQGYHSISLNTERLKEGIYFYSLTVNRQVQTKRLVIVK